A region from the Paenibacillus humicola genome encodes:
- a CDS encoding CcdC protein domain-containing protein: MTLQNFNTISTFITWGVVLTAAIQLWETTRPLKGKGLFLLLGDVHALGVIPWAVYVFSQRASWTEVALPAGLGILLSLPLIVTTNFVAAGNGRMKFQRNPLLYLFLIGIPFLRRYLGINWLFERHPVFLPHSHIPDINLMIVMYLTMIVVNIYTWRLVSYGRFRQLQRKAAHMSSV; this comes from the coding sequence ATGACACTGCAAAACTTCAATACGATTTCGACTTTCATCACATGGGGCGTCGTCCTCACGGCGGCGATCCAATTATGGGAAACCACACGGCCGTTAAAGGGGAAAGGGCTGTTCCTGCTGCTGGGGGACGTGCATGCGCTCGGCGTAATTCCGTGGGCCGTCTATGTATTTTCGCAAAGGGCTTCATGGACGGAGGTAGCGCTCCCCGCCGGGCTCGGGATCCTATTGTCGCTTCCGCTCATCGTCACGACGAACTTTGTGGCTGCAGGGAACGGCAGGATGAAATTTCAACGCAATCCGCTCCTGTACCTTTTTTTGATCGGTATCCCGTTTCTGCGCCGCTATCTTGGGATTAACTGGCTGTTTGAGCGGCATCCGGTGTTTCTTCCCCACTCGCACATCCCTGACATCAACCTGATGATTGTCATGTATTTGACGATGATCGTGGTCAATATCTACACGTGGCGCCTGGTCAGCTATGGCCGGTTTCGCCAGCTGCAGCGGAAGGCGGCGCACATGTCAAGCGTCTAA
- a CDS encoding M42 family metallopeptidase: MNEQTLELFRQLTEMPAASGFEADLRRFVRSRLEPVSDEVVQDRLGSIFGIRKGAEDGLKIMVAGHMDEVGFMTTSITGNGMIRFKPLGGWFSQVLLAQRVQIVTPNGSVPGVIGSIPPHLLSEAARSKPVDIDSMFIDIGADDRGHAERLGVRPGLQIVPVCPFTPLADGKKMMAKAWDNRYGVGLAIELLQQLHGKQLSNTIAAGATVQEEVGLRGAETAASLIKPDLAFVLDVSPANDTSGDPNAFGRLGKGALLRILDRSMIPNPKMIDYVRDIAETHDIPYQYFISPGGTDAGRIHLSGIGVPTAVIGIAGRYIHSAASIIHIDDYAAAKELLVRLVLETDRSAFDSIVFD; the protein is encoded by the coding sequence ATGAATGAACAGACGCTTGAATTGTTTCGCCAATTGACGGAAATGCCGGCCGCTTCGGGCTTCGAGGCCGATCTGCGCCGCTTCGTCCGTTCCAGGCTCGAGCCGGTCAGCGATGAAGTGGTCCAGGACCGCCTCGGCAGTATTTTCGGCATCCGGAAGGGGGCGGAGGACGGTCTCAAAATTATGGTAGCGGGCCATATGGACGAGGTCGGCTTCATGACAACGAGTATTACCGGCAACGGCATGATCCGCTTCAAGCCGCTCGGAGGCTGGTTCAGCCAGGTACTGCTGGCGCAGCGGGTCCAAATCGTCACGCCGAACGGTTCCGTACCCGGCGTCATTGGCTCGATCCCGCCGCATCTGCTCAGCGAGGCGGCACGCAGCAAGCCGGTCGATATCGACTCGATGTTCATCGATATCGGGGCGGACGACCGCGGGCATGCCGAGCGTCTCGGCGTTCGCCCGGGACTGCAGATCGTGCCGGTCTGCCCGTTCACGCCGCTTGCGGACGGGAAAAAAATGATGGCCAAAGCGTGGGACAACCGTTACGGCGTCGGCCTTGCCATCGAGCTGCTGCAGCAGCTGCACGGCAAGCAGCTGAGCAATACGATCGCGGCGGGCGCGACCGTTCAGGAGGAAGTGGGGCTGCGCGGCGCGGAGACAGCCGCCAGCCTCATCAAGCCGGACCTGGCTTTCGTGCTGGATGTCTCGCCGGCCAACGACACCAGCGGGGACCCGAACGCGTTCGGCCGGCTGGGCAAAGGCGCGCTGCTGCGCATTTTGGACCGCTCGATGATCCCGAACCCGAAGATGATCGATTACGTCAGGGATATCGCGGAGACGCACGACATCCCGTATCAATATTTCATTTCGCCGGGCGGCACGGACGCCGGCCGGATCCATTTATCCGGGATCGGCGTGCCTACGGCGGTAATCGGAATTGCGGGCCGGTATATCCACTCCGCCGCTTCCATCATTCATATCGACGATTACGCCGCGGCGAAAGAGCTGCTCGTTCGTCTCGTTCTCGAAACCGACCGCTCGGCGTTCGATTCGATCGTTTTCGACTAG
- a CDS encoding D-2-hydroxyacid dehydrogenase has translation MLITTFLEEEHVERIRQTLPGLRVLYDPALLYPPRYKGDHTGPDGWTRTPAQEAQFRQWLAEADILWDFDRYTAPRLSELAPNLKWIQATFSGVGGMVRTAGLDRTDVTVTNAAGIHAVPLAEHCLLAMLYFTKNIPFIQKQQAARRWERYCGRELRGSTVGVIGLGAVGQEVARLSKSIGLKVIGVKRNANADPASLHVDELYPPGELHSVLPRCDFLVLICPHTPETEGMIGERELALLPAGAVLINIARGAVVDEKALIASLRTGRLGGAALDVARTEPLPPDNPLWEMEHVLITPHSASTAEQENRRLTDLFCENLKRFAEQRPLLNVYRG, from the coding sequence GTGCTGATTACAACGTTTTTGGAAGAGGAGCATGTGGAACGGATTCGGCAGACGCTGCCGGGTTTGCGCGTTCTGTACGATCCGGCTCTGCTTTATCCGCCGCGCTATAAAGGCGACCATACCGGTCCCGACGGGTGGACCCGCACGCCCGCGCAGGAGGCGCAATTTCGGCAATGGCTGGCCGAGGCGGATATTTTGTGGGATTTCGACCGTTATACCGCGCCTCGGCTGTCCGAGCTGGCGCCGAACCTGAAGTGGATCCAGGCGACGTTTTCCGGGGTCGGCGGCATGGTCCGGACGGCCGGGCTCGACCGGACGGACGTAACGGTTACCAACGCGGCCGGCATCCACGCCGTTCCGCTTGCCGAGCACTGCCTGCTGGCCATGCTGTATTTTACGAAAAATATTCCTTTTATTCAAAAGCAGCAGGCCGCCCGCCGATGGGAAAGGTACTGCGGCCGGGAGCTGCGCGGAAGCACCGTCGGCGTGATCGGACTAGGGGCGGTCGGACAGGAGGTGGCCCGCCTGTCGAAATCGATCGGCTTGAAGGTGATTGGCGTGAAGCGCAACGCGAATGCGGATCCCGCTTCCCTTCATGTGGATGAGCTGTACCCGCCGGGCGAGCTTCACTCGGTCCTGCCGCGCTGCGATTTTCTCGTGCTGATCTGCCCGCATACGCCGGAAACGGAAGGCATGATCGGCGAGCGCGAGCTGGCGCTGCTGCCCGCTGGAGCCGTGCTGATCAACATTGCCCGCGGGGCGGTGGTGGATGAGAAGGCGCTTATTGCGAGTCTGCGGACGGGCCGGCTGGGCGGAGCCGCCCTGGATGTAGCCCGGACCGAGCCGCTGCCGCCGGACAATCCGCTCTGGGAGATGGAGCATGTGCTGATCACGCCGCATTCCGCAAGCACGGCGGAACAGGAGAACCGGCGGCTGACCGATCTGTTTTGCGAGAACCTGAAGCGTTTTGCGGAGCAGCGGCCGCTGCTCAACGTGTACCGGGGCTGA
- the ltaE gene encoding low-specificity L-threonine aldolase produces the protein MKTIDLRSDTVTKPTQEMRDAMAGAEVGDDVYGEDPTVNRLEELSARMLGKESALLVTSGTQGNQLAVMSHTRRGDEVILERSSHIYQFEVGGMAVLSGVQAAPIDGIGGRMDPSAVESAIRGDNIHYPRTSLICLENTHNRSGGAVLPPEHMKEVCAIAQTYGIMTHLDGARLFNAATALGVPVSELAAPFDSVQICLSKGLAAPVGSILAGSREFIQAARKFRKMLGGGMRQAGVIAAAGIVALTRMTERLKEDHDNARLLAQGLSEIPGLRIDMASVQTNMVFGAIADPGRNAGQLAEFLANRHIRINVLDAGHFRLVTHKDVDSGDIDNVLDGMRQFFAESQAYPVTGKTVSFKDNY, from the coding sequence ATGAAGACGATTGATTTGAGAAGCGATACGGTAACGAAGCCCACGCAGGAAATGAGAGACGCGATGGCCGGGGCGGAGGTGGGCGACGACGTCTACGGCGAAGATCCGACCGTCAACCGTCTGGAGGAGCTGTCCGCGCGAATGCTAGGGAAGGAAAGCGCGCTGCTAGTGACGTCGGGCACGCAGGGTAATCAGCTTGCCGTCATGAGCCATACGCGCCGCGGCGACGAAGTCATTTTGGAGCGTTCATCCCATATTTATCAGTTCGAGGTGGGCGGCATGGCCGTCTTGTCCGGGGTGCAGGCGGCACCTATCGACGGGATCGGTGGAAGGATGGATCCCTCCGCCGTTGAGAGCGCGATCCGCGGCGATAATATCCATTATCCGCGCACCTCCTTAATCTGCCTCGAAAACACCCATAACCGGAGCGGCGGTGCGGTACTTCCCCCGGAGCATATGAAGGAAGTCTGCGCCATCGCGCAAACGTACGGAATCATGACCCATCTCGACGGCGCCAGGCTGTTTAACGCAGCGACCGCGCTGGGCGTTCCCGTCTCCGAGCTCGCCGCTCCGTTCGATTCCGTGCAAATTTGTTTGAGCAAAGGGCTTGCCGCGCCTGTCGGCTCGATTCTCGCCGGAAGCCGTGAATTCATTCAAGCCGCGCGAAAATTCAGGAAGATGCTGGGCGGCGGCATGCGGCAGGCCGGCGTCATTGCGGCTGCCGGCATCGTGGCGCTCACCCGGATGACGGAGCGGCTGAAGGAGGACCATGACAACGCCCGGCTCCTGGCGCAAGGCTTGTCCGAAATTCCCGGACTTCGGATCGACATGGCTTCGGTGCAGACGAATATGGTATTCGGTGCGATCGCCGATCCGGGCAGGAATGCAGGGCAGCTGGCCGAATTTCTGGCGAACCGACATATTCGGATCAACGTCCTGGATGCCGGTCATTTCCGGCTCGTGACGCATAAGGATGTGGATTCCGGCGACATCGATAACGTCCTGGACGGCATGCGGCAATTTTTCGCCGAAAGCCAGGCTTATCCGGTAACCGGGAAGACCGTTTCATTTAAAGACAATTATTGA
- a CDS encoding DUF1349 domain-containing protein, translated as MNLFEQSKQGRQLPPNFHWINESEEWGFDETGKLTITAPPLADFFRDPKGDSVRSSAPYVYTVLKGDFTVWTRAEAEMVENFDSACIMVMAGEDNWAKLCFEFPNRIPTMVSVVTKGTSDDCNSERVNEKRPYLRATRFGDCFAFFYSLDGAWWNLVRYFRLEAPAEIRVGLVAQSPAGNGCKTGFEGFHYSPVPVTDLRSGV; from the coding sequence ATGAATTTATTTGAACAAAGCAAGCAGGGGCGGCAGCTGCCTCCGAATTTTCATTGGATAAACGAGTCCGAAGAGTGGGGCTTCGACGAAACGGGTAAGCTTACTATCACCGCACCGCCGCTGGCGGATTTTTTTCGCGACCCGAAGGGAGACAGCGTGCGCAGCTCGGCGCCGTACGTGTATACCGTGCTAAAAGGCGACTTTACCGTCTGGACCCGCGCCGAAGCCGAAATGGTCGAAAATTTCGACTCCGCCTGCATCATGGTCATGGCCGGCGAAGACAACTGGGCCAAGCTATGCTTCGAATTTCCAAACCGCATTCCGACGATGGTCAGCGTCGTGACGAAGGGAACCTCGGACGACTGCAACTCGGAAAGAGTGAACGAGAAAAGGCCGTATTTGAGAGCGACCCGGTTCGGAGACTGCTTCGCTTTTTTCTACTCGCTGGACGGAGCATGGTGGAATTTGGTCCGATATTTCCGCTTGGAGGCTCCCGCGGAAATCCGGGTCGGCCTTGTCGCTCAGTCGCCTGCCGGAAACGGCTGCAAAACCGGGTTCGAGGGCTTTCATTATTCCCCCGTGCCGGTTACGGACTTGCGTTCGGGCGTGTAA
- a CDS encoding MBL fold metallo-hydrolase, whose amino-acid sequence MQLLKRIFLACGQPYGTHPNAYAILGDEAVVLIDSGTNEAELKVIQRNLSAWGLSGYPISHLLLTHSHFDHSGNAHAFRAKGAEIAAGPGDAEGIELADERVIPYCYEETFVPCRVDRKVKDGDVIQAAGLAFEVLHVPGHSSGSVAYRLTIDGQTVLFTGDALMAGLHGEAKLGARIAADYSPDEYLRSLKRLASVEADAVLAGHYLPCLQGASGLLKSGYRTGLLELRSPHAANAAD is encoded by the coding sequence ATGCAGCTCTTGAAACGTATATTTCTGGCATGCGGCCAGCCTTACGGCACTCATCCCAATGCATACGCGATTCTGGGGGATGAAGCGGTCGTCTTGATCGATTCGGGGACGAACGAGGCCGAGCTCAAGGTTATTCAGCGCAACCTGTCCGCCTGGGGGCTGTCCGGGTATCCGATCAGCCATCTGCTGCTGACACATTCGCATTTCGATCACAGCGGCAACGCCCATGCATTCCGCGCGAAAGGAGCGGAAATCGCAGCCGGTCCGGGAGACGCGGAGGGCATCGAGCTTGCCGACGAACGGGTCATTCCTTACTGCTACGAAGAGACCTTCGTGCCGTGCCGGGTCGACCGCAAAGTGAAGGACGGCGACGTCATCCAGGCTGCGGGGCTTGCGTTCGAGGTGCTGCACGTCCCCGGGCATTCGTCCGGATCCGTCGCGTACAGGCTGACCATCGACGGCCAAACGGTGCTGTTCACCGGGGATGCGTTAATGGCCGGCCTGCACGGCGAAGCTAAATTGGGCGCCCGCATCGCCGCCGACTACAGCCCGGACGAATATCTTCGTTCGCTGAAGCGGCTGGCCTCGGTCGAAGCGGACGCCGTGCTGGCCGGCCATTATCTTCCCTGCCTGCAAGGCGCCTCCGGGCTGCTGAAGAGCGGCTATCGAACGGGACTGCTCGAGCTTCGCAGCCCGCACGCTGCGAACGCGGCAGACTGA
- a CDS encoding MBL fold metallo-hydrolase: MPQNQGVFQFSAPPTRPIADDAFAASDRTSLWWLTGAGFLINVRGTLLMIDPVITMKTGSGDFCELGHRMLVPLPITADRVPRLDAVLYTHIDDDHLAPLTAPALAHAGGLYGGPAIAVRELVRLGIPEERTRALSIGETFRVGQAEITLTRADHSWQEQDPAKFGTPYGPEDCCGFLIRTPDGVIWHTGDSRLLPEHLQMNGVDVLLLDVSNDPYHFGAEAAVMLANHYADADLIAHHYGTYDAPEALPFNGDPSKLAPRIDGSADRLHILAPGERFTLNGGGSK, encoded by the coding sequence ATGCCGCAGAATCAAGGAGTTTTCCAGTTCAGCGCTCCGCCAACACGGCCGATCGCTGACGATGCTTTTGCCGCGTCGGACCGCACTTCGCTCTGGTGGCTGACAGGGGCTGGTTTTCTGATCAATGTCCGCGGAACGCTGCTCATGATCGACCCCGTCATTACGATGAAGACCGGCTCCGGGGACTTTTGCGAGCTTGGACATCGCATGCTGGTACCCCTGCCCATTACGGCCGATCGGGTCCCCCGGCTGGATGCCGTCCTGTATACGCATATCGACGACGATCATTTGGCGCCGCTCACGGCTCCCGCTTTGGCACATGCGGGCGGCTTGTACGGCGGTCCCGCGATCGCGGTACGGGAGCTGGTTCGCCTCGGAATTCCGGAGGAACGGACCCGGGCGCTGAGTATCGGTGAAACCTTCCGCGTCGGGCAGGCAGAAATTACGCTTACCCGTGCCGACCATTCGTGGCAGGAACAGGACCCGGCCAAGTTCGGCACGCCGTACGGGCCGGAGGACTGCTGCGGCTTCTTGATCCGCACGCCGGACGGGGTTATTTGGCATACGGGGGATTCCCGGCTGCTGCCCGAGCATCTGCAGATGAACGGAGTCGACGTGCTGCTGCTCGACGTTTCGAACGACCCGTATCATTTCGGTGCCGAGGCGGCGGTCATGCTCGCCAATCATTATGCGGACGCCGATCTGATCGCGCACCACTACGGAACCTACGACGCGCCGGAAGCGCTGCCTTTTAACGGAGATCCCTCGAAGCTCGCTCCGCGCATCGACGGTTCGGCGGACCGGCTTCACATTCTGGCTCCCGGTGAGCGCTTTACGCTTAACGGCGGCGGCTCGAAATGA
- the ilvD gene encoding dihydroxy-acid dehydratase has translation MPTKKMRSDMIKKGFDRAPHRSLLRAAGVKEEDFDKPFIAVCNSYIDIIPGHVHLQEFGKLVKEAIREAGGVPFEFNTIGIDDGIAMGHIGMRYSLASREIIADSVETVVNAHWFDGMVCIPNCDKITPGMMMGALRVNIPTIFVSGGPMKAGKTSDGRSISLSSVFEGVGAYQAGKIDDKGLQELEQFGCPTCGSCSGMFTANSMNCLAEGLGLALPGNGTILAVSPERRDFVKQSARQLMELIELGIKPRDIVTKDAIDNAFALDMAMGGSTNTVLHTLALAHEADIEYPIERINEIASRVPHLAKIAPASEWHIEDVQEAGGVSAVLNELFKKEGALNGECITVTGRTLRENVAGCEIRNTEVIHTLDNPHSERGGLAVLFGNLAPGGAIIKVGAVDKSVGGYLKGPAICFDSQDDVLAGIAGGKVKEGHVVVIRYEGPKGGPGMPEMLAPTSQIVGMGLGAKVGLVTDGRFSGASRGISIGHVSPEAAEGGPIAFVRDGDLIELDLNNRTMNLLISDEEFAARKADWKGFEPKVKKGYLARYSHLVTNASMGGVMKI, from the coding sequence ATGCCGACAAAGAAAATGCGTTCGGACATGATTAAAAAAGGCTTCGACCGCGCGCCTCACCGCAGTCTGCTGCGCGCCGCAGGCGTGAAGGAAGAAGATTTCGACAAACCGTTTATCGCGGTTTGCAACTCGTATATTGATATTATCCCGGGACACGTTCACCTGCAGGAATTCGGAAAGCTCGTAAAAGAAGCGATCCGCGAAGCGGGCGGCGTGCCGTTCGAATTTAACACGATCGGCATCGACGACGGCATCGCCATGGGCCATATCGGCATGCGCTACTCGCTCGCCAGCCGCGAAATTATCGCCGACTCCGTCGAGACGGTCGTCAACGCGCACTGGTTCGACGGCATGGTATGCATCCCGAACTGCGATAAAATTACGCCGGGCATGATGATGGGCGCGCTGCGCGTCAACATTCCGACGATCTTCGTCTCCGGCGGCCCGATGAAGGCGGGCAAAACGTCCGACGGCCGTTCGATCTCGCTTTCCAGCGTCTTCGAAGGCGTCGGTGCTTACCAAGCGGGCAAAATCGACGACAAAGGCCTGCAGGAGCTCGAGCAGTTCGGCTGCCCGACCTGCGGCTCCTGCTCCGGCATGTTTACCGCCAACTCGATGAACTGCCTGGCCGAAGGGCTCGGCCTCGCGCTCCCGGGCAACGGCACCATTCTCGCCGTTTCGCCGGAGCGCAGAGATTTCGTCAAGCAATCCGCACGCCAGCTCATGGAGCTGATCGAGCTCGGCATCAAGCCTCGCGATATTGTCACGAAGGATGCGATCGACAACGCCTTCGCGCTCGACATGGCGATGGGCGGCTCCACGAACACGGTGCTCCATACGCTGGCGCTTGCGCATGAGGCGGATATCGAGTATCCGATCGAACGGATCAATGAAATCGCCTCCCGCGTGCCGCATCTGGCCAAGATCGCGCCGGCTTCCGAGTGGCATATCGAGGACGTTCAAGAAGCGGGCGGCGTCAGCGCCGTGCTGAACGAGCTGTTCAAGAAGGAAGGCGCCCTGAACGGCGAATGCATCACCGTCACCGGCCGGACGCTGCGCGAAAACGTGGCGGGCTGCGAAATCCGCAACACCGAAGTCATTCATACGCTCGACAATCCGCACAGCGAACGCGGCGGTCTTGCCGTTCTGTTCGGCAATCTGGCGCCGGGCGGCGCCATCATTAAAGTCGGCGCGGTCGACAAATCGGTCGGCGGCTACCTGAAGGGCCCGGCCATCTGCTTCGACTCGCAGGACGATGTGCTTGCCGGCATCGCCGGCGGCAAAGTGAAGGAAGGCCACGTCGTGGTTATCCGCTACGAAGGGCCGAAGGGCGGTCCCGGCATGCCGGAAATGCTCGCCCCGACCTCGCAAATCGTCGGTATGGGCCTCGGCGCGAAGGTCGGTCTTGTTACGGACGGACGCTTCTCCGGCGCCTCGCGCGGCATCAGCATCGGCCATGTATCGCCGGAAGCGGCCGAAGGCGGCCCGATCGCCTTTGTCCGGGACGGCGATCTGATCGAGCTTGACCTGAACAACCGGACGATGAACCTGCTCATCAGCGACGAGGAGTTTGCGGCTCGCAAGGCGGACTGGAAAGGCTTCGAGCCGAAGGTTAAGAAGGGTTACCTCGCCCGCTACTCGCACCTCGTGACAAACGCCAGCATGGGCGGCGTCATGAAGATCTGA